CCGACCCGTCCATTAATCTACTGACGAACGGTTGGCTCGTATACCAGATTTTGGCTTGTCGTATGTGGGGGCGCAGCGGTTATTATCAGTCGGGAGGAGCTTTTGGCTTCCGTGATCAGTTGCAGGATGCGATGGCGCTCGTCCATGCTGAACCTGTTCTGGTGCGCGAGCATTTGCTTCGTTGTGCAGCGCGTCAATTCATTGAAGGTGACGTCCAGCATTGGTGGCACCCTCCAATGGGCCGTGGTGTGCGCACGCGCTGTTCAGATGATTATCTCTGGCTGCCTTTGGTAACGTGTCGTTACATAGCTGCTACCGGTGATATGGGTGTGCTGGATGAATCCGTGTCATTCCTTGAGGGTCGTTTGGTCCACGCTGACGAAGATTCATATTACGACTTGCCTGTCCATTCCGAACAGGCCGCGAGTTTGTACGAGCATTGCGTGCGCGCTATCGTTTACGGCTTGCGATTCGGCGAACATGGCCTCCCGCTGATGGGTGCCGGCGACTGGAACGACGGAATGAATCTGGTCGGTATCCACGGCAAGGGCGAAAGCATCTGGCTAGCTTTCTTCTTGTATGACGTACTCATTAAGTTTGTCGATGTCGCTGTCAAGTTTGGCGATACGACTTTTGTTGAGCGCTGCGAAACAGAAGCCGCTCGACTGCGTCAAAATATTGAGCTGCACGGCTGGGATGGTCAATGGTATCTCCGTGCTTTCTTTGATGATGGCAGCCCGTTGGGTTCTTCCTCCAATTCTGAATGCCGGATTGATTCGATTGCACAAAGCTGGTCTGTGCTGTCCGGCGCAGGCGCCGACACACGTCAACAACAAGCCATGGAAGCGGTGAGCGAGCATTTGGTACGACGGGATGCCGGGATTATTCAACTGCTTGATCCGCCTTTCGACCAATCGCCATTAAATCCCGGCTACATCAAAGGTTATGTCCCCGGTGTACGGGAAAATGGTGGGCAGTATACACATGCGGCCATCTGGGCGACGATGGCGTTCGCCAAATTAGGAGATCGCCAGCGTGCGTGGGAACTATTGGCGATGATCAACCCAGTGAACCATGCGCAAACGTCAGAGACGGTGGCGGTATACAAGACGGAACCGTATGTTGTCGCAGCCGATGTATATGCCGTTTCACCACACACCGGCCGAGGCGGATGGTCATGGTATACAGGATCTGCCGGCTGGCTGTATCGATTGATCCTGGAAACGCTTCTGGGCTTAACGCTGGAGGTGGACAAACTGCGTTTCGCACCATGTCTCCCCGCGGCTTGGAAGACATTCACGGTGAATTACCGCTACCGAGAGACGGATTATCACATCACCATCGTTCAGATCGACGATACAGACAATGCGCCAAGTGTGACTATCGACGGCGTTGCACAGCACGATTTGGTTATTGCTCTGGTTAACGATGGTGAGTCACATACTGTTGAGGTACGGTTAGGGGGTGTTCGCGCATAAAATATGCTTGCGGTTAGCGCCTTTTACCGAGACTTTTTCCTTTAGCACGAACTATGCCTTTGGCTTTTTGCTGATACACGTCATGCATTTTACGGTTGCCACCAAATAACCAGCAATGACTGCGGCGACGATCGCGGCTGCGATTGCTGGTGTGTGTCTTTTCTTAGCCGGGTTGATCTCTGATTATTACGACAATAAGTGTGCTTACACTCGAATTCCTGCTCGTTTAAAACAATTCCGTTGGTTGCGGAAATTATTAGGGGAGCACCGACTTGATCGCTTTGTGGCTTATATTGGCTTGATTTTATGGTGAGTTGGCAGCTAGTGGCCATTTCTCTGTTAGGCATCGCGCTGATCGGGATAGTTAATCTTGCGGTGAGTTTGGCTTGGCTCTTTATGTCGCGATGAAGGCGCGCCAAGTACGTTTCAATCGTATTGGCGAATTGTTTCGGATGCTGGGAGCTCGCTTTATGAGCAATCCACGTGAATTTTTTTCCTTCCAGAAACGGAGTTGTACTACAAAATTTGGCACCTTGAACAAAATAAGGCCGTAAAGTGGGAAGAAATGATAGGAAGAAAGCGTTGGCTGACCCTGTCATGCGCGTGGAATGATTGATGACCGTGTTAAGAGAGCAGTGGCAGAAATTTTATCGGGCATCGTTTTATTGCAATAAAACACCATGATTCAGTACCGTGATTATTAACGCAGGTTCACATGTTTAAAAATTTGACCATCAAAACACGTTTGATTTTCATCCTTTCTTTCTTGGTAGTTTTTTTGCTGGGAATCCAAATGCTAGGATTGTTTGGAATGAGCAAGGCAAACGACGGTTTGAAAACTGTTTATGAGGATCGAGTCATTCCGCTTGGACAGTTGATGCATATTGAATCGCTCTTGCATCAAAACCGTATTGCCATAGTGGCTGCCTTGGTTACCCCGACCCCTGATCTTATTGATAAGAATATGGGTACATTTGAAAAAAACGTCAAAGAGATCACTAAGACTTGGGACGCGTACATGGCGACCCATCTGACTCCAGAGGATGAAAAACTGGCTGATAAATTTGCCGAGGACCACGAAAAATTCGTTGCTGAGGGTTTAATTCCAGTACTAGTTGCTTTGCGTACCCATGAAATAAAAGAAGCGAATCAAATTGTTGTGGAAAAAGTTCGTCCCCTCTATGACTTAGTCAAGGAAGACATTAGCGCGCTCATTCATTTTCAAATAGAGATCACTAAACAGGAATATAAATACCACCAAAATCGCTACGCGATCATTCGCAATATTTTCATCGCCTTGATAATTATTGTCCTGGCACTGGCTGTATTAATCAGCGCCGGATTCACCCGAGGTGTGTTCAAGCCGCTGGAGAAAGCAGTAAAAATTGCTCGTGGCATTGCCGCAGGTGATTTTACGCAGCAAATCCATGTTCGGTCAGCGGATGAAATTGGCCAACTCCTGCAAGCTCTGAAAGAAATGAACGATAGTCTGATGAAGACTATCGGTCAGTTGCGCGACAGCGAAACGCATGTCCGTGCCATGCTGAACAACCTGATGGAGGGCATCATTACAATTAACGAATATGGTGTGATTGGAACCTTCAACGCCGCCGCTGAGCGCATATTCGGTTACACCGAGGCGGAGGTAGTCGACAAAAATGTTTCCATGCTCATGCCTGCTCCCTACCGCGACGCGCACGACGGTTATCTCGCCCGCTACCTGCAGACACGGAAGAAAAACATCATTGGTATCAGCCGCGAGGTGGTGGGGCTGCGCAAGGACGGAACAACTTTCCCCATGGAGCTGGCAGTAATCGAAACGCGCCAGGGTGAACGCCATATATTCACCGGATCTTTCCGCGACATTAGCGCCCGTAAACAGGCTGAGGAACAGAGGACTCGTTTAATCCGCGAACTTGAAAGTTCTCAGGAAGAACTAAAAAGCTTCGCTTATGTGGTGTCACATGACCTCAAGGCGCCGTTGCGAGCTATCAGTGCATTGGCAGGTTGGCTTGCCCATGATTACTCGGACAAGTTCGATGAAGAGGGTAAAGAGCATATGGGCCTGCTTATTAAAAGGGTATACCGCATGGATAATCTGATTAATGGTATTTTGCAATACTCGCGAGTAGGTCAGGTGAGGGGGAAGATCGTTGCGGTAGATCTCGACCAATTAGTGCGGGAGGTGATTGACCTGCTTTCGCCACCGGCCAATATTGTGATCAGTATTGAAAATACTTTACCTACCGTCATGGCAGAACCGACCCGCATCGAGCAGGTATTTCAAAACTTGCTCTCCAATGCCATCAAATTCATGGATAAACCCCGCGGCGAAATTCGCATCGTCTGTAGTTTAGAGGATCAGCATTGGAAATTTCTCATCGCCGATAATGGGCCAGGTATTGAGTTGCGACATTTTGAACGAATCTTCCAGCTGTTCCAGACCTTGGTGCCGCGGGACAGAGTGGAAGGTACTGGCGTAGGCCTTTCCTTAGTGAAAAAAATTGTGGAAATGTACGGTGGTAATATATGGCTGGAGTCAAAAGTAGGAGAGGGAAGCAAGTTTTTCTTCACGTTGCCCAAAACTGTAATAACAACAAATTCAAGTTTAAGGAATAAAGAAGAGTATGAGGATTACCAATAAACCTATTCTCCTGGTGGAAGATGATCAAGTGGACACCATGACAGTTATTCGCGCTTTAAAAGACATTCATGTATCGAATCTACTGATACGGCAGGAAAATGGCGAAGCGGCTCTGAATTATTTACGCGATTCTAAGAACGAGAAACCATGCATTATCTTGCTTGACTTGAATATGCCTATCATGAACGGTACCGAGTTTTTGCAGATAATGAAGAATGATGACCAATTAAAAGCCATTCCGGTGGTGGTGCTGACCACGTCCGAAGAGCAACAGGACAAGGTGAACAGTTTCAACCTGGGCGTGGCCGGCTATATGGCCAAACCCGTGGATTACCGACAATTTGTTGAAGTAATGCGTTCGATCGATACCTATTGGACCATCAGTGAGATGCCCTGATGTGCTTAGACTACAGGGTGTATTTTTAGGCTAACAAGGTGCTAATTTTACGATGAAAAAATCTCATATTCGCATACTGATAGTTGATGATGACATGGTGGACCGGTTAGCCTGTCGCCGTGCTCTCGCACAATGTCCGGATTACAAATATGTACTGACAGAAGCCGAAACCGGACGAGAGGGATTACAGTTTGCCCATGCGCAAAAGCCGGACTGTATTTTGCTGGACTACCATATGCCGGATATGAATGGTTTAGAGTTTTTGACTGAGCTGATCGACGATATAGGAGAGATTCCGGTTCCCGTGATGATGCTGACTGGCGCTGACAGTGCCTCAGTTGCGGTTGAGGCCATGAAGCGTGGCGCATGGGATTACATGGTCAAGGATGTAGAGCGGGAATATCTTAAATTGTTGCCTACCGTTATCCAGCGCGTGCTGCGCGAGAGGGAGATGCGGACGGAAAAGAAACTGACAGAAGACAAACTGCTCCAAGCCGAAGCTAAATACCGCAATCTGGTAGAGCAAATCCCGGTAATCACCTATATCGCAGCGCTGGATGAAGCCAATCAAGTTCTGTACATCAGTCCACAAATCAAGGTGTTGGATTTTTCTCCGGCACAATGGCTGGAAACTTCAGGAATTCATCTCGCCCAGATTCATCCAGAAGACCGGACGCGCGTGTTAAATGAACTGACTAAGAGCCGCGCCAATGGTACTCCCCTGCGTTGTGAATATCGTCTGATTTCCCGCGATGGGACAGTTTTTTGGTTTCGCGATGAAGCAAGCGTAGTGCGGGATGAGTCGGGACGCTCGCTATTTCTTCAGGGCATTCTGGTTGATATCACTGAAAGTAAACAGATAGAGGCTGAACTGCGACAACACCGCTGGCGTCTTGAAGAGCTGGTGGCAAAGCGCACCGATGAACTTGCAGAAGCGAATAGGCATTTGCGTCAGGATATTGTGGAACGCAAGCGTGTTCAAGCAGAGCTGATCAACGCCAAGGCAGCAGCAGAAAAAGCCAATCTCACGAAATCGAATTTTCTTTCCAGCATGAGCCATGAATTGCGCACGCCGCTCAATGCCATTCTTGGTTTTGCCCAGTTGTTAGAAATTGGTTCTCCTACGCCAACGCCCACCCAGATGACAAGGCTTAAAGAAATTCTTCATGGAGGATGGTATTTGCTGGAGTTGATCAACGAAATTCTGGATCTCGCGACAATTGAATCCGGCAATCTTGCGCTGAGCCTGGAATCGGTATCTCTGGCTGAGGTCATATCCGAATGTCAGGCTATGATCGAACCTCAGGCACAGCAACATGGCATTCAGTTGATTTTCCCCAAATTCGACAGCCCTTTGGCTGTCGAGGCGGATCGGACTCGATTAAAACAGGCATTGATCAACCTGCTATCCAACGCGATTAAATATAATCGCGAGCAGGGAACGGTCGAGGTGAAATGTGTCACGGGCACTCCGAACTACGTTCG
This genomic interval from Candidatus Nitrotoga sp. AM1P contains the following:
- a CDS encoding Tar ligand binding domain-containing protein, whose amino-acid sequence is MFKNLTIKTRLIFILSFLVVFLLGIQMLGLFGMSKANDGLKTVYEDRVIPLGQLMHIESLLHQNRIAIVAALVTPTPDLIDKNMGTFEKNVKEITKTWDAYMATHLTPEDEKLADKFAEDHEKFVAEGLIPVLVALRTHEIKEANQIVVEKVRPLYDLVKEDISALIHFQIEITKQEYKYHQNRYAIIRNIFIALIIIVLALAVLISAGFTRGVFKPLEKAVKIARGIAAGDFTQQIHVRSADEIGQLLQALKEMNDSLMKTIGQLRDSETHVRAMLNNLMEGIITINEYGVIGTFNAAAERIFGYTEAEVVDKNVSMLMPAPYRDAHDGYLARYLQTRKKNIIGISREVVGLRKDGTTFPMELAVIETRQGERHIFTGSFRDISARKQAEEQRTRLIRELESSQEELKSFAYVVSHDLKAPLRAISALAGWLAHDYSDKFDEEGKEHMGLLIKRVYRMDNLINGILQYSRVGQVRGKIVAVDLDQLVREVIDLLSPPANIVISIENTLPTVMAEPTRIEQVFQNLLSNAIKFMDKPRGEIRIVCSLEDQHWKFLIADNGPGIELRHFERIFQLFQTLVPRDRVEGTGVGLSLVKKIVEMYGGNIWLESKVGEGSKFFFTLPKTVITTNSSLRNKEEYEDYQ
- a CDS encoding response regulator; the protein is MRITNKPILLVEDDQVDTMTVIRALKDIHVSNLLIRQENGEAALNYLRDSKNEKPCIILLDLNMPIMNGTEFLQIMKNDDQLKAIPVVVLTTSEEQQDKVNSFNLGVAGYMAKPVDYRQFVEVMRSIDTYWTISEMP
- a CDS encoding response regulator encodes the protein MKKSHIRILIVDDDMVDRLACRRALAQCPDYKYVLTEAETGREGLQFAHAQKPDCILLDYHMPDMNGLEFLTELIDDIGEIPVPVMMLTGADSASVAVEAMKRGAWDYMVKDVEREYLKLLPTVIQRVLREREMRTEKKLTEDKLLQAEAKYRNLVEQIPVITYIAALDEANQVLYISPQIKVLDFSPAQWLETSGIHLAQIHPEDRTRVLNELTKSRANGTPLRCEYRLISRDGTVFWFRDEASVVRDESGRSLFLQGILVDITESKQIEAELRQHRWRLEELVAKRTDELAEANRHLRQDIVERKRVQAELINAKAAAEKANLTKSNFLSSMSHELRTPLNAILGFAQLLEIGSPTPTPTQMTRLKEILHGGWYLLELINEILDLATIESGNLALSLESVSLAEVISECQAMIEPQAQQHGIQLIFPKFDSPLAVEADRTRLKQALINLLSNAIKYNREQGTVEVKCVTGTPNYVRICVQDTGEGLSPEKLTQLFQPFNRLGQENGTVEGTGIGLAVTKQVVELMGGSIGVDSTVGVGSVFWFELISAREPQLALEECKSQELTAKTYAGTQQYTMLYFEDNPINSSLIQELIEQNRPDIHLLIAGNGNLGIELTRIHLPDVVLMDVTLPDMNGIEAMEILSKDPLTANIPIVALSADAMPHHILKGMEAGFFRYICKPFELNEFMFVIDEALEFRKNSLASTSKTKEIEG